In a genomic window of Streptomyces puniciscabiei:
- a CDS encoding NAD(P)/FAD-dependent oxidoreductase, which produces MTTPRRVDVLVVGAGPAGLAAAARLAVSGVGRVEVLEREAEAGGVPRHCAHGGFGAWTRPLTGPAYARLLTEAADRAGAVIRTGVTVLDWAWAAAPEAGNDQDAAADRGPGAGGSFTDRGRAEEFPAAPAATGRTVGASAAGTGPVGPASPADRAGAGRGPVSGAVGPSIGTPLTTVGPSIGTPLTTVGPRIGTLLTAVGPGGPEVIEARAVVLATGARERPRTARLVPGTRPAGVYTTGELQQAVHLFGQRVGTRAVVVGSEDVSYAAADTVRAAGAEVVALVTEHPCAQTGRVRARSARLLDRVPLLTYTTVTELLGHGRLSGVRVRHRDGRTAVLACDTVVFTGDFLPDHELARRGALALDPGTRGPAVDGALRTSRPGVFAAGNVLHAVERAGTAAAEGNGVAGTVLDFLAGAPWPDPAVPLAVEAPLRWIAPNRVVPADPPTRYVLRTSTPLTRPVLRVHQDGRLLHRERPTLGTALPNRTLTLTAGWTGRVDPKGGEVRVSAG; this is translated from the coding sequence ATGACGACACCTCGCCGCGTCGACGTTCTCGTCGTCGGTGCCGGGCCAGCCGGACTCGCCGCCGCGGCACGGCTGGCAGTCTCCGGCGTGGGACGGGTGGAGGTGCTGGAGCGGGAGGCGGAGGCGGGCGGAGTGCCGCGGCACTGTGCGCACGGCGGCTTCGGCGCATGGACCCGCCCGCTGACCGGACCCGCCTACGCCCGCCTGCTGACCGAGGCCGCCGACCGCGCGGGAGCGGTGATCCGCACCGGGGTGACCGTACTGGACTGGGCGTGGGCTGCGGCTCCGGAGGCCGGGAACGACCAGGATGCGGCGGCGGACCGGGGCCCCGGGGCAGGGGGGAGTTTCACGGACCGGGGCCGGGCCGAGGAGTTCCCGGCGGCACCCGCCGCGACCGGCCGGACCGTGGGGGCGAGCGCTGCCGGAACCGGGCCGGTCGGACCGGCGAGCCCGGCCGACCGTGCCGGCGCCGGCCGCGGGCCGGTGTCCGGTGCCGTGGGACCGAGCATCGGCACGCCGCTCACCACCGTGGGACCGAGCATCGGCACGCCTCTCACCACTGTCGGACCGAGGATCGGCACGCTGCTCACCGCCGTCGGACCCGGCGGGCCCGAGGTCATCGAGGCGCGGGCCGTCGTACTGGCCACCGGGGCCCGCGAACGGCCGCGCACCGCCCGGCTGGTGCCCGGAACCCGGCCCGCCGGTGTCTACACCACCGGCGAACTCCAACAGGCGGTCCACCTGTTCGGGCAGCGCGTCGGCACCCGTGCGGTCGTCGTCGGCTCCGAGGACGTCTCGTACGCGGCCGCCGACACCGTGCGCGCGGCCGGCGCCGAGGTCGTGGCTCTGGTCACGGAACACCCGTGCGCCCAGACCGGCCGGGTCCGCGCCCGGTCGGCCCGGCTGCTCGACCGCGTCCCGCTGCTGACGTACACCACGGTCACCGAACTCCTCGGGCACGGCCGCCTGTCCGGCGTCCGCGTCCGTCACCGCGACGGCCGTACGGCCGTACTGGCCTGCGACACCGTCGTGTTCACCGGCGACTTCCTCCCCGACCACGAACTCGCCCGCCGTGGCGCCCTCGCCCTGGACCCCGGCACCCGCGGTCCCGCCGTCGACGGCGCCCTGCGCACCTCGCGCCCCGGGGTCTTCGCCGCCGGGAACGTCCTGCACGCCGTCGAGCGCGCCGGCACCGCGGCCGCCGAGGGGAACGGGGTGGCCGGCACCGTCCTGGACTTCCTGGCGGGCGCCCCCTGGCCGGACCCGGCAGTCCCGCTCGCCGTCGAGGCTCCGCTGCGCTGGATCGCCCCCAACCGTGTCGTCCCCGCCGACCCGCCCACCCGTTACGTCCTGCGCACCAGCACCCCGCTGACCCGCCCCGTCCTCCGGGTCCACCAGGACGGCCGCCTCCTGCACCGCGAGCGGCCGACGCTCGGGACCGCACTGCCCAACCGCACCCTGACCCTGACCGCAGGCTGGACGGGCCGGGTCGACCCGAAGGGCGGCGAGGTACGGGTGAGCGCGGGCTGA
- a CDS encoding (2Fe-2S)-binding protein, translating to MTRQNQLPVASEITLRVNGKPHTVHVDHRRVLLDLLREDLGLAGAKKGCDHGQCGACTVLADGRRVNSCLLLAVALDGCEITTVEGLGGDGEEPHPLQRAFVDRDAFQCGYCTPGQICSAVGMLAEAAAGHPSHATDPAAPSGRPVPLDRAEIRERLSGNLCRCGAYPRIVEAVEDVIR from the coding sequence ATGACCAGACAGAACCAGCTCCCCGTCGCCTCGGAGATCACCCTCCGGGTCAACGGCAAACCCCACACCGTGCACGTCGACCACCGGCGTGTCCTGCTGGACCTGCTCCGCGAGGACCTCGGCCTCGCCGGGGCGAAGAAGGGCTGTGACCACGGCCAGTGCGGTGCCTGCACCGTGCTGGCCGACGGCCGTCGCGTCAACAGCTGCCTGCTGCTCGCGGTCGCCCTCGACGGCTGCGAGATCACCACCGTCGAGGGCCTCGGCGGGGACGGCGAGGAGCCGCACCCGCTGCAGCGGGCCTTCGTCGACCGCGACGCCTTCCAGTGCGGCTACTGCACCCCGGGGCAGATCTGCTCCGCCGTCGGCATGCTCGCCGAGGCCGCCGCCGGCCACCCCTCCCACGCCACGGACCCCGCGGCGCCCTCCGGCCGCCCGGTCCCGCTGGACCGGGCCGAGATCCGCGAGCGCCTGAGCGGCAATCTGTGCCGCTGCGGCGCCTACCCGCGCATCGTCGAGGCGGTCGAGGACGTGATCCGGTGA
- a CDS encoding FGGY family carbohydrate kinase produces the protein MTGPVLAVDQGTSGTKALVVCPERGVLGSAFAEVRPRYLPGGLVEVDPAELYGSVVDAGRRALAEAGEDVVALGLANQGETVLAWDPADGRPLTDALVWQDRRAETVCTELAAHAEELRHLTGLPLDPYFAAPKMAWIRRHLTREGVVTTSDAWLVHRLTGAFATDAATAGRTQLLDLDGAHWSPRALEMYGLADERLPQPADNAQHIGVTTAFGREIPLTGLIVDQQAALLAQRVTAPGAAKCTYGTGAFLLAHTGDRPRRGTSGLVSCVAWRLAGATSYCLDGQVYTAASAVRWLCDLGVISSAADLDPVGGAVPDSGGVTFVPALAGLAAPWWRGDLRGSLTGLGLDTGPGHLVRALCEGVAAQVAELADAAATDLGAPLDTLRVDGGLTRSALLMQTQADLLQRPVEVSALPDATALGAAALARLGADRTLGVEQALPDWKPAAVYEPRITADQAAERRAGFRAAVAALLGS, from the coding sequence ATGACGGGTCCGGTGCTCGCCGTCGACCAGGGCACGTCCGGCACCAAGGCCCTCGTGGTCTGTCCGGAGCGCGGAGTCCTGGGCTCCGCCTTCGCCGAGGTCCGCCCCCGGTATCTGCCGGGCGGGCTGGTCGAGGTGGACCCGGCCGAGCTGTACGGCTCCGTGGTCGACGCCGGCCGGCGGGCGCTCGCCGAGGCCGGCGAGGACGTCGTGGCCCTGGGCCTGGCCAACCAGGGCGAGACCGTCCTCGCCTGGGACCCCGCCGACGGCCGCCCGCTCACCGACGCCCTGGTGTGGCAGGACCGGCGCGCCGAGACCGTGTGTACCGAACTCGCGGCGCACGCCGAGGAGTTGCGCCACCTGACGGGGCTGCCCCTCGACCCGTACTTCGCCGCGCCCAAGATGGCCTGGATCCGCCGCCACCTCACCCGCGAGGGCGTCGTCACCACCTCCGACGCCTGGCTGGTGCACCGCCTCACCGGCGCCTTCGCCACCGACGCCGCCACCGCGGGCCGTACCCAGCTCCTCGACCTCGACGGCGCCCACTGGTCGCCGAGGGCGCTGGAGATGTACGGCCTGGCCGACGAACGGCTCCCGCAGCCCGCCGACAACGCCCAGCACATCGGCGTCACCACGGCGTTCGGCCGCGAGATCCCGCTCACCGGACTGATCGTCGACCAGCAGGCCGCCCTGCTCGCCCAGCGCGTCACCGCACCCGGCGCCGCCAAGTGCACCTACGGCACCGGCGCGTTCCTGCTCGCGCACACCGGCGACCGGCCCCGGCGCGGCACTTCCGGCCTGGTCAGCTGCGTGGCCTGGCGGCTGGCCGGCGCGACCAGCTACTGCCTCGACGGCCAGGTCTACACCGCGGCCTCCGCCGTCCGCTGGCTGTGCGACCTCGGGGTCATCTCCTCCGCCGCCGACCTCGACCCCGTCGGCGGCGCCGTCCCCGACAGCGGCGGCGTCACCTTCGTGCCCGCCCTCGCCGGACTCGCCGCACCCTGGTGGCGCGGCGACCTGCGCGGCTCGCTGACCGGACTCGGCCTCGACACCGGCCCCGGCCATCTGGTGCGGGCGCTGTGCGAGGGCGTCGCCGCCCAGGTCGCCGAGCTCGCCGACGCGGCCGCCACCGACCTCGGCGCCCCCCTGGACACCCTCCGCGTCGACGGCGGCCTCACCCGCTCGGCCCTGCTCATGCAGACCCAGGCCGACCTGCTGCAACGCCCCGTCGAGGTCTCGGCGCTGCCCGACGCGACCGCGCTCGGTGCGGCCGCCCTGGCCCGCCTCGGCGCGGACCGTACCCTGGGCGTCGAACAGGCCCTGCCCGACTGGAAGCCCGCCGCCGTGTACGAACCCCGCATCACCGCCGACCAGGCCGCCGAACGCCGCGCCGGCTTCCGGGCCGCCGTGGCCGCACTGCTCGGTTCATGA
- a CDS encoding crotonase/enoyl-CoA hydratase family protein: protein MPVRVERTEYVTTVVLSRPAARNAVDGPTAAELASAFREFEADDTARVAVLWGEGGTFCAGADLKAIGTGRGNRVAEDGDGPMGPTRMRLSKPVIAAVAGHAVAGGLELALWCDLRVAEEDAVFGVFCRRWGVPLIDGGTVRLPRLIGTGRAMDMILTGRPVQAREAHEMGLVNRVVPTGRARAEAEALAAAIARFPQACLRSDRASVLDQEGLDEETALRGELRHGLGVLAESAEGAARFAAGSGRHGSFTDL from the coding sequence ATGCCGGTCCGCGTGGAGCGCACGGAGTACGTCACCACGGTCGTCCTGTCCCGGCCGGCGGCCCGCAACGCGGTGGACGGCCCCACGGCCGCCGAACTCGCCTCCGCCTTCCGCGAGTTCGAGGCCGACGACACCGCCCGGGTGGCGGTGCTGTGGGGTGAGGGCGGCACGTTCTGCGCGGGGGCGGACCTGAAGGCGATCGGTACCGGGCGCGGCAACCGGGTGGCCGAGGACGGTGACGGGCCGATGGGGCCGACCCGGATGCGGCTGTCGAAACCGGTGATCGCTGCCGTCGCCGGGCACGCGGTCGCGGGCGGCCTCGAACTCGCCCTGTGGTGCGATCTGCGGGTCGCTGAGGAGGACGCCGTGTTCGGGGTGTTCTGCCGCCGCTGGGGCGTGCCGCTGATCGACGGCGGCACGGTACGGCTGCCCCGGCTGATCGGCACCGGCCGGGCCATGGACATGATCCTCACCGGCCGCCCGGTACAGGCCCGGGAGGCCCACGAGATGGGCCTCGTGAACCGTGTGGTGCCCACGGGGCGCGCCCGCGCCGAGGCCGAGGCGCTGGCCGCTGCCATCGCCCGCTTCCCGCAGGCCTGCCTGCGCAGCGACCGCGCGTCGGTCCTCGACCAGGAGGGCCTGGACGAGGAGACGGCCCTGCGCGGGGAACTCCGGCACGGCCTGGGCGTGCTGGCGGAGAGCGCGGAGGGCGCCGCCCGGTTCGCCGCCGGGTCGGGGCGGCACGGGTCGTTCACGGACCTGTGA
- a CDS encoding RICIN domain-containing protein, with product MLPLSRRGPTAVALVAAAAAALLTTAPTPLLGAGPAHAATAQAAALPTGFATVVNAASGKCLDAKAAATANGTAVQQYACNGTTAQQWSFTDAGSGYVHIDSRNDTNQVVDVSDVSTADNAPVHLWSYGGGANQQWQAVHDGGGAFHFVNKNSGKCLDDPSASTAESVQFVQYTCNGTAAQRFQVVPVTPSSSDPDLGPNVVVFDPSMSSSTIQSRLDTIFKQQETNQFGSQRYAVLFKPGAYSADGGAGVGKAVTSLVVNSRNVIGDHMWIWRADHGSGVGWTSNTADTGLVVNGDDVTMYGLFVEHFQKYQVIWNGNGGRTYFFQNEMPYDPPNQSAWMNGSTKGYAAYEVADSVTSHQAYGLGSYCYFNADPSVTADRAFEVPDNPNVRFTSMVTVSLAGTGTIGHVIDNTGGPSNSSANVADLVRYP from the coding sequence GTGCTTCCCCTCTCACGTCGCGGACCAACCGCCGTCGCGCTCGTCGCGGCAGCGGCCGCCGCCCTGCTCACCACCGCGCCGACGCCCCTGCTCGGCGCCGGGCCCGCGCACGCCGCCACCGCCCAGGCCGCCGCGCTGCCCACCGGCTTCGCGACGGTCGTCAACGCCGCGAGCGGCAAGTGCCTCGACGCCAAGGCCGCCGCCACCGCGAACGGCACCGCCGTCCAGCAGTACGCCTGCAACGGCACCACGGCCCAGCAATGGAGCTTCACCGACGCCGGCAGCGGCTACGTCCACATCGACAGCCGCAACGACACCAACCAGGTCGTCGACGTCAGCGACGTGTCCACGGCCGACAACGCGCCGGTGCATCTGTGGAGTTACGGCGGCGGCGCCAACCAGCAGTGGCAGGCCGTGCACGACGGCGGCGGCGCCTTCCACTTCGTCAACAAGAACAGCGGCAAGTGCCTGGACGACCCCAGCGCATCCACCGCCGAGAGCGTGCAGTTCGTGCAGTACACCTGCAACGGCACCGCCGCCCAGCGCTTCCAGGTGGTTCCGGTGACCCCGTCGAGCAGCGATCCGGATCTCGGCCCGAACGTCGTCGTCTTCGACCCGTCGATGTCGTCGTCCACCATCCAGAGCAGGCTGGACACGATCTTCAAGCAGCAGGAGACCAACCAGTTCGGCTCCCAGCGCTACGCCGTCCTGTTCAAGCCCGGCGCCTACAGCGCGGACGGCGGCGCGGGTGTCGGCAAGGCGGTCACCAGCCTCGTCGTGAACAGCAGGAACGTGATCGGCGACCACATGTGGATCTGGCGCGCCGACCACGGCAGCGGCGTCGGCTGGACCAGCAACACCGCCGACACCGGACTCGTCGTCAACGGCGACGACGTGACGATGTACGGCCTGTTCGTGGAGCACTTCCAGAAGTACCAGGTGATCTGGAACGGCAACGGCGGCCGCACCTACTTCTTCCAGAACGAGATGCCGTACGACCCGCCGAACCAGTCCGCCTGGATGAACGGCTCCACCAAGGGCTACGCCGCCTACGAGGTCGCCGACTCGGTCACCAGCCACCAGGCGTACGGCCTCGGCAGCTACTGCTACTTCAACGCCGACCCGAGCGTGACCGCCGACCGTGCCTTCGAGGTGCCGGACAACCCGAACGTCCGCTTCACCAGCATGGTCACCGTCTCCCTCGCCGGCACCGGCACCATCGGTCACGTCATCGACAACACCGGAGGACCCTCGAACTCCTCGGCCAACGTCGCGGACCTCGTCCGCTACCCGTGA
- a CDS encoding lectin produces the protein MARPLPAAVSLGVLALSAGLLTASPAQAATGAITGLAGKCLDVAGANSADGTPVQLYDCNGTNAQQWTVGSDGTIRALGKCLDVTGNSTADGAKVQLWSCTGGANQKWTVTAAHDIVNPQANKCLDVTDNNSANGTRTQIWSCSGGANQKWNAPASGGDGTPSAPMAVAPYLYNGWGSPPNPSTITQATGVKWFTLAFVLSNGYCNPQWDGSRPLTGGVDQQTVNTVRANGGDIIPSFGGYSGNKLESSCSSAGELAAAYQKVINAYGLKAIDIDIEADAYSSATVQQRTVDALKTVKADNPGLKVYITQGTGQSGPDTSLINRAASSGLTVDAWAIMPFDFGGAGQNMGNLTTQAAEGLKNALKNAYHYSDDQAYRDMGISSMNGITDNNETVTVNDFRTILAYAQAHHLARLTFWSANRDRPCTGGPADSCSGVSQSDWDYTRVFAAYTG, from the coding sequence ATGGCCAGACCTCTCCCGGCAGCAGTCTCCCTCGGCGTCCTGGCACTCTCCGCCGGACTGCTCACCGCTTCCCCCGCCCAGGCCGCGACCGGAGCCATCACCGGGCTCGCCGGCAAGTGTCTCGACGTCGCCGGGGCCAACTCGGCCGACGGCACGCCCGTCCAGCTCTACGACTGCAACGGCACGAACGCCCAGCAGTGGACGGTCGGCAGCGACGGCACGATCCGCGCCCTCGGCAAGTGCCTCGACGTGACCGGCAATTCGACCGCCGACGGCGCCAAGGTGCAGCTGTGGTCCTGTACCGGCGGCGCGAACCAGAAGTGGACCGTCACCGCCGCCCACGACATCGTCAACCCCCAGGCGAACAAGTGCCTGGACGTCACCGACAACAACTCCGCCAACGGCACCCGGACGCAGATCTGGAGCTGCAGCGGCGGCGCCAACCAGAAGTGGAACGCACCCGCGAGCGGCGGCGACGGCACCCCGTCCGCGCCGATGGCCGTCGCGCCGTACCTCTACAACGGCTGGGGCAGCCCGCCCAACCCGTCCACCATCACCCAGGCCACCGGCGTGAAGTGGTTCACCCTCGCCTTCGTGCTCAGCAACGGCTACTGCAACCCGCAGTGGGACGGCAGCCGCCCGCTGACCGGCGGGGTCGACCAGCAGACCGTCAACACCGTGCGGGCGAACGGCGGTGACATCATCCCGTCCTTCGGCGGCTACAGCGGCAACAAGCTGGAGAGCTCCTGCTCCAGCGCCGGCGAACTGGCCGCTGCCTACCAGAAGGTCATCAACGCCTACGGCCTCAAGGCGATCGACATCGACATCGAGGCCGACGCCTACAGCAGCGCCACCGTGCAGCAGCGCACCGTGGACGCGCTGAAGACCGTCAAGGCCGACAACCCCGGCCTGAAGGTGTACATCACCCAGGGCACGGGACAGTCCGGCCCCGACACCAGCCTCATCAACCGGGCCGCCTCCTCCGGGCTGACCGTGGACGCCTGGGCCATCATGCCGTTCGACTTCGGCGGCGCCGGACAGAACATGGGCAACCTCACCACGCAGGCCGCCGAGGGCCTGAAGAACGCGCTGAAGAACGCCTACCACTACAGCGACGACCAGGCGTACCGGGACATGGGCATCTCGTCCATGAACGGGATCACCGACAACAACGAGACCGTCACGGTGAACGACTTCCGCACCATCCTCGCCTACGCACAGGCCCACCACCTCGCCAGGCTGACCTTCTGGTCCGCCAACCGCGACCGGCCGTGCACCGGCGGTCCCGCCGACAGCTGCTCCGGCGTGAGCCAGTCCGACTGGGACTACACCCGCGTCTTCGCCGCATACACCGGCTGA
- a CDS encoding ABC transporter ATP-binding protein, with product METTAWMQLHSVMNAQSERRPFARATLRRIAAFARPHRAGIVRFVLLGVATALLAVATPVLAGRVVDAIVAGHDSGTVVRLSLLIALVALAEAGLGILGRRLSATLGEGLILDLRTAVFDHVQRMPVAFFTRTRTGALVSRLNNDVIGAQRAFANTLSGVVSNLVTLLLTLAVMLTLSWQITLLALVLLPVFVLPARRMGTRMARMQREAAALNAAMGTRMTERFSAPGATLVKLFGRPEEESAEFTARAARVRDIGVRTATAQSVFITSLTLVSALALALVYGLGGWFALHGTLQAGAVVSLALLLTRLYAPLTALAGARVEVMSALVSFERVFEVLDLKPLIEEKPDAREVPEGPVAVEFDDVRFSYPSADQVSLASLEEVAALDSRGGSEVLHGVSFRAEPGQTVALVGSSGAGKSTIAQLLPRLYDVDAGAVRLGGVDVRDLTAASLRGTLGMVTQDGHLFHDSVRANLLLARPDATDEELWDALGRARLADVVRSLPDGLDTVVGERGYRLSGGERQRMTIARLLLARQRVVILDEATAHLDNTSEAAVQEALTEALEGRTAVVIAHRLSTVRAADQILVVESGRIVERGTHEELLAADGRYAELHRTQFAGRAEPDAEVAVS from the coding sequence ATGGAGACCACCGCATGGATGCAGCTGCACAGCGTGATGAACGCACAGTCCGAGCGCAGACCCTTCGCCCGGGCCACGCTGCGCCGTATCGCCGCCTTCGCCCGCCCGCACCGCGCGGGCATCGTCCGGTTCGTACTGCTCGGGGTGGCCACGGCCCTGCTCGCCGTGGCCACCCCGGTGCTCGCCGGCCGTGTCGTGGACGCGATCGTGGCGGGGCACGACTCCGGCACGGTGGTCCGGCTCTCCCTGCTCATCGCGCTCGTCGCCCTCGCGGAGGCGGGGCTCGGCATCCTCGGCCGGCGCCTGTCGGCGACGCTCGGGGAGGGACTCATCCTCGACCTCAGAACGGCTGTGTTCGATCATGTGCAGCGCATGCCCGTCGCGTTCTTCACACGGACTCGTACGGGAGCGCTGGTCAGCCGACTCAACAACGACGTGATCGGCGCCCAGCGGGCGTTCGCCAACACTCTCTCCGGCGTGGTCAGCAACCTGGTCACGCTGCTGCTCACCCTCGCGGTGATGCTCACCCTGTCCTGGCAGATCACCCTGCTCGCGCTGGTGCTGCTGCCTGTGTTCGTGCTGCCCGCACGCCGCATGGGCACCCGGATGGCGCGCATGCAGCGCGAGGCGGCGGCGCTCAACGCGGCCATGGGAACCCGGATGACCGAGCGCTTCTCCGCGCCCGGCGCCACCCTGGTCAAGCTGTTCGGCCGCCCCGAGGAGGAGTCGGCGGAGTTCACGGCCCGCGCCGCGCGAGTCCGGGACATCGGCGTCCGCACGGCCACGGCCCAGTCGGTGTTCATCACCTCCCTCACCCTGGTCTCCGCCCTCGCGCTGGCCCTCGTCTACGGCCTCGGCGGCTGGTTCGCGCTGCACGGCACTCTGCAGGCCGGCGCGGTCGTCTCCCTCGCCCTGCTGCTGACCCGTCTGTACGCCCCGCTGACCGCGCTCGCCGGAGCCCGGGTCGAGGTCATGAGCGCGCTCGTCAGCTTCGAGCGGGTCTTCGAGGTGCTGGACCTCAAGCCGCTGATCGAGGAGAAGCCGGACGCCCGCGAGGTCCCCGAGGGTCCGGTCGCCGTCGAGTTCGACGACGTCCGCTTCTCGTACCCCTCGGCCGACCAGGTCTCCCTCGCCTCCCTGGAGGAGGTCGCCGCCCTCGACAGCCGCGGCGGCTCCGAGGTCCTGCACGGCGTCTCCTTCCGCGCCGAACCCGGACAGACCGTCGCCCTCGTCGGCTCCTCCGGTGCCGGCAAGTCCACCATCGCCCAGCTGCTGCCGCGCCTGTACGACGTCGACGCGGGCGCGGTGCGGCTGGGCGGGGTCGACGTCCGCGACCTCACGGCCGCGTCCCTGCGCGGCACGCTCGGCATGGTCACCCAGGACGGCCACCTGTTCCACGACAGCGTCCGCGCCAACCTGCTGCTGGCCCGGCCCGACGCCACGGACGAGGAGCTCTGGGACGCCCTCGGCCGCGCCCGCCTGGCCGACGTCGTACGGTCCCTGCCCGACGGCCTGGACACGGTGGTCGGCGAGCGCGGCTACCGTCTGTCCGGCGGCGAACGCCAGCGCATGACCATCGCCCGGCTGCTGCTGGCCCGGCAGCGTGTGGTCATCCTGGACGAGGCCACCGCCCACCTGGACAACACCTCCGAGGCGGCCGTCCAGGAGGCCCTCACCGAGGCCCTGGAGGGCCGCACCGCCGTGGTCATCGCCCACCGCCTGTCCACGGTCCGGGCCGCCGACCAGATCCTCGTCGTGGAGTCCGGGCGGATCGTGGAACGGGGCACGCACGAGGAGTTGCTGGCGGCGGACGGACGCTATGCCGAGCTGCACCGGACGCAGTTCGCGGGGCGAGCGGAGCCGGACGCCGAAGTGGCGGTCAGCTGA
- a CDS encoding lysylphosphatidylglycerol synthase transmembrane domain-containing protein → MTAVPLSPPPRGRLPRRVPVRHVLCLVPLVLVAVVALRNRSLLAEGFGQLRTASWPWLLAAAGATCLTWVAAAFTRQGAVVQPLPKGRLLATQFAAASANHLLPTGLGAGAVNLRFMTVCGVPLARSSAALALYLLAESVGRVGLLSVLLLAFPDALDLGPLLPDGSALPLLLGAAGLLVTAAAVVALVRPLRARVCAFVRDALGEARSVHTRPARALALWGGSLAFPALQAAGLAAVGQALRLPVPVAHMVLAYLAATVAVALVPTPGGLGSVEAALIVALVAVGGPAAVATAVVLAYRIITVWVPLLPGALTLGALVRLKVI, encoded by the coding sequence GTGACTGCCGTCCCGCTCTCCCCACCTCCCCGGGGACGACTCCCCCGTCGCGTCCCCGTCCGCCACGTGCTGTGCCTGGTGCCGCTCGTCCTCGTCGCCGTGGTCGCCCTGCGGAACCGCTCGCTGCTCGCCGAGGGCTTCGGCCAGCTGCGCACCGCCTCCTGGCCGTGGCTGCTCGCGGCGGCCGGTGCCACGTGTCTGACCTGGGTGGCCGCCGCGTTCACCCGGCAGGGCGCGGTGGTGCAGCCGCTGCCGAAGGGGCGGCTGCTGGCCACCCAGTTCGCGGCGGCCTCGGCCAACCATCTGCTGCCCACCGGGCTGGGCGCGGGCGCGGTGAACCTGCGCTTCATGACCGTGTGCGGGGTGCCGCTCGCCCGCTCCTCGGCCGCGCTCGCCCTGTATCTGCTGGCCGAGTCGGTGGGCCGGGTCGGTCTGCTGTCCGTGCTGCTGCTGGCCTTCCCCGACGCACTGGACCTCGGCCCCCTGCTGCCGGACGGCTCGGCCCTGCCGCTGCTGCTGGGCGCGGCCGGCCTGCTGGTGACGGCGGCGGCCGTCGTGGCCCTCGTACGACCGCTGCGCGCACGCGTGTGCGCGTTCGTCCGGGACGCCCTCGGCGAGGCACGGTCGGTGCACACCCGGCCGGCCCGGGCGCTGGCTCTGTGGGGCGGCTCGCTGGCCTTCCCCGCGCTGCAGGCGGCCGGTCTGGCCGCGGTCGGCCAGGCGCTCAGGCTGCCGGTGCCGGTGGCGCACATGGTGCTCGCCTACCTCGCGGCGACGGTGGCGGTGGCGCTGGTGCCCACTCCGGGCGGGCTGGGCTCGGTCGAGGCGGCGCTGATCGTGGCCCTGGTCGCGGTCGGCGGCCCGGCCGCGGTGGCCACGGCGGTGGTCCTCGCCTACCGGATCATCACCGTGTGGGTGCCGCTGCTGCCGGGCGCGCTGACCCTGGGGGCGCTGGTACGGCTCAAGGTCATCTGA